The following nucleotide sequence is from Rubrobacter radiotolerans DSM 5868.
GTCTTTTGTGTGTATGTCGTAGTACACTGCTCGACCTTTCCACTCGCAGTACGAGGTACGGTCGGTCGGCGTGAGGAACTCCATCCTTACGTCCCCGGGCGGGAGGTAGAAGACGGGCGGGTGGCTTGTCTCAAGGACGCGCTTTGCGCGGCTCGTGTAGGCGATCGTCACCCCGCCGAAGACGACCTTCACCTTCTCCCCGACGCTCTCGGTCCTCGGGGGTCTCGGGTAGTCCCACACCGACTCCTGTCCGGGCGCGGGCTGTATGCGATCCGGGTGCAAGCTGTCTACCTCCTGGTCCTCTATGCTCCGGGGTACTCGTCGGTCACGAGCGCATCCGCCTCGACCTCGACAAGGATTCTGGGGTCTATCAGGCGGCTCACCTCGACGAGGCTCGAGGCGGGCTTCACGCCGCCGAAGACCTCCGCGTGGGCCCGTCCGACCTCCGGCCAGCGGCGGAGGTCCGTAACGAAGATGCGCGTCCTGACCACGTCCTCAAGCGACGCTCCGGCGGCCTCCAGGGCGACCCGGACGTTGTTCAGCGCCTGGACCGTCTGCCGGTAGGCGTCGCCCTCCCCGACGATCCCGCCCATCCCGTCCGTCGCCGTCGTGCCGGAGACAAAGACGAACGGCCCGCGCCGGACCGCCCGCGAGTACCCGACCGACTCCTCCCACTCCGTTCCGCTCACAACGTTCTCCCGACGCATCACCGTTCCCTCTCCTGCCCGGCCCCCGAACGGACTTCCCCGAGGTAGGCCTCGATCATGGCCCGCGCAATGCTCAAACGCGGCGGAAGCGCCGGCAGAGCGCCGGGCGCGAACCAGCCCGCGTCCTCTATCTCCTCGTCCTGTAAGGTTATGTCGCCGCTTTCATAGTATGCGGTGAAGCCGAGCATAAGCGAGTCCGGGAAGGGCCAGGTCTGGCTTCCGAAGTAGCTTATCCTCCCGACGCGGACTCCGACCTCCTCATAGACCTCGCGCCGGACTGTCTCCTCCACGCTCTCGCCCGGCTCGACAAAGCCCGCGAGCGTGCTGTACATACCCGGCGGGAAACCCGGAGAGCGAGCGAGAAGGACCCGCTCTCCGTCGCGCACGAGCACGATGGCGGCGGGGCTGATCCTCGGAAAGTAGGACGCGCCGCAGCTCGGACAGCGCATTGCAAGCTCTCCGTTCGCGCTCTCGACCGTCTCTGAGCCGCACCGGCCGCAGAAGCGGTTGTTTTTGTGCCAGTCGGAGACCATCCGCGCCCGGCCTGCAAGAAAAAAGAACTCCCGGTCCACCGACGTCCCGACGAGCATCCGGAAGTCCCGAAGGACGAGTCCGTCCGGCACCTCGACCTCCGGA
It contains:
- a CDS encoding DUF427 domain-containing protein encodes the protein MHPDRIQPAPGQESVWDYPRPPRTESVGEKVKVVFGGVTIAYTSRAKRVLETSHPPVFYLPPGDVRMEFLTPTDRTSYCEWKGRAVYYDIHTKDEITGEEKAERAAAWSYPSPTRSFEEIKDYVAFYPSKMDACWVGGEKVRAQEGDFYGGWITSKVVGPFKGAPGTWGW
- a CDS encoding RidA family protein, whose protein sequence is MRRENVVSGTEWEESVGYSRAVRRGPFVFVSGTTATDGMGGIVGEGDAYRQTVQALNNVRVALEAAGASLEDVVRTRIFVTDLRRWPEVGRAHAEVFGGVKPASSLVEVSRLIDPRILVEVEADALVTDEYPGA
- the nudC gene encoding NAD(+) diphosphatase, producing MNSPNAVCRDALLFAFSGGRLLLLAGRDEAVPTLAEAREAGLKAHLVREVGELGGRPCVAALLGPEVEVPDGLVLRDFRMLVGTSVDREFFFLAGRARMVSDWHKNNRFCGRCGSETVESANGELAMRCPSCGASYFPRISPAAIVLVRDGERVLLARSPGFPPGMYSTLAGFVEPGESVEETVRREVYEEVGVRVGRISYFGSQTWPFPDSLMLGFTAYYESGDITLQDEEIEDAGWFAPGALPALPPRLSIARAMIEAYLGEVRSGAGQERER